One part of the Methanobacterium sp. genome encodes these proteins:
- a CDS encoding class I SAM-dependent methyltransferase: MDKNALKEKFDENAEHYDKIRRLIIPCFDDLYNITTDLANSKKRKPKILDLGAGTGLLTKYLFEKYPEAEFTLIDLSEEMLKIAKSRFKGHENFKYVVADYCEHDFKDLFDIIVSSLSIHHLKDADKQKLYKKIYDALSEDGIFLNADQVIGSTSNIDQSYYNNWMKKIEENNFSGPEKDTAVERMKFDKPATFQNNLKWLKNTGFKDVDIYYKYYNFCIFYGIKRG; this comes from the coding sequence ATGGATAAAAATGCATTAAAAGAAAAATTTGATGAAAATGCAGAGCATTATGACAAAATACGCAGGTTAATTATTCCCTGCTTTGATGATCTTTACAATATAACTACAGATCTTGCTAACTCTAAAAAACGAAAACCAAAAATACTTGATTTGGGGGCAGGGACTGGTTTACTTACTAAATATCTTTTTGAAAAGTATCCTGAAGCTGAATTCACATTGATCGACCTTTCAGAAGAAATGCTAAAAATAGCTAAAAGTAGATTTAAAGGACATGAAAACTTCAAATATGTTGTTGCAGACTACTGTGAACATGATTTTAAGGATCTTTTTGATATTATAGTTTCATCACTTTCAATACATCACCTAAAAGATGCTGATAAACAAAAATTGTATAAAAAGATATACGATGCCTTAAGTGAAGATGGAATATTTTTAAACGCAGATCAGGTGATTGGTTCCACTTCAAACATTGATCAAAGCTATTACAACAACTGGATGAAAAAAATAGAAGAAAATAACTTTAGTGGACCAGAAAAAGATACTGCAGTAGAGCGGATGAAATTTGATAAACCAGCTACATTTCAAAATAATTTAAAATGGCTAAAAAATACTGGCTTTAAAGATGTGGATATTTACTATAAA